In Neorhizobium sp. NCHU2750, a single genomic region encodes these proteins:
- a CDS encoding alginate lyase family protein, with the protein MSREILRRLTTFLVLAIVSLTTAPAIAAEPLQSPFDKPPERASPIRPEHACPLPPDLPRDLSTSSYYDDAAHSHIDPARQQAYRVATEKFQTAVRKVEAMADQYRTTGDERAAACAASWLAAFAQAGVLGGEMAGNQSVYVQGWMLGGLSMTWLKIRAAEALPASARRTVPAWLSDLASQNMTYYAGRDAKMDRRNNHRYWAGFAVMAAGIAADRHDFFDWGIASFRIGIDQIQPDGTLPLELARRARALHYHLFAAAPLVAIAELAAANGMDLYAERDAALPRLAKKAISGIEQPEDFAAKAGIAQEPIPLQAGNIGWAAPFEHRFPDPALQALLARLKSRSITYLGGLPPG; encoded by the coding sequence ATGAGCCGAGAGATTCTCCGGCGTCTGACTACGTTCCTCGTGCTGGCAATCGTTTCCCTGACGACGGCGCCTGCAATCGCGGCGGAGCCGCTGCAGTCCCCGTTTGACAAGCCACCTGAACGGGCCTCCCCGATACGACCAGAACATGCCTGCCCATTGCCGCCGGATTTGCCCAGAGATCTGTCGACCAGCAGCTATTACGACGACGCCGCCCATTCCCATATCGATCCTGCCCGTCAGCAGGCCTACAGGGTGGCGACGGAGAAGTTTCAGACCGCCGTCCGCAAGGTGGAGGCGATGGCCGACCAGTACCGGACGACCGGCGACGAAAGGGCCGCAGCCTGTGCTGCGTCCTGGCTTGCAGCCTTCGCGCAGGCGGGAGTGCTTGGCGGCGAGATGGCCGGCAATCAATCGGTCTATGTGCAGGGCTGGATGCTGGGTGGCCTCTCGATGACATGGCTGAAGATCCGCGCCGCAGAGGCCTTGCCGGCATCCGCCCGCAGGACGGTGCCTGCCTGGCTCTCCGATCTGGCATCTCAAAACATGACCTACTATGCCGGCCGGGATGCCAAAATGGATCGCCGCAACAACCATCGCTATTGGGCGGGGTTTGCCGTCATGGCAGCGGGCATAGCCGCCGACCGCCACGACTTTTTCGACTGGGGCATTGCAAGCTTTCGCATCGGCATCGATCAGATCCAGCCGGACGGCACGCTGCCTCTGGAATTGGCCCGCCGCGCCCGCGCGCTTCACTATCATCTCTTTGCGGCAGCACCGCTGGTCGCCATCGCCGAGCTGGCCGCAGCAAACGGCATGGATCTCTACGCGGAACGGGATGCCGCCCTGCCCCGGCTCGCCAAAAAGGCCATCTCCGGCATTGAACAGCCTGAGGATTTCGCCGCCAAGGCGGGCATAGCCCAGGAACCAATTCCGCTTCAGGCAGGAAATATCGGCTGGGCTGCGCCATTCGAACACCGGTTTCCGGATCCGGCCCTGCAAGCCCTGCTCGCTCGGCTGAAATCTCGCAGCATCACCTATCTCGGCGGGCTGCCGCCGGGCTGA